GATGGATTCTTCAGCTATATACTCGCGGGATCGTGTGCGACTGTCGTCTCGACTTCCAGACCTGCATCCTTCGCCCCGTCAACGATGGCTTCCACGGAGCGCCGCTCGACTGCAAGCGACTCGCCTTGCCACTGCCACGGCTCAGCCTGGGTGTTCTCCGTGATCCACGCTTTACCCGTAATGGAGACCGGTATCAGCAAAGCGATGCCGCTGTCGTAGACAACTCTAATGTCCGTCACCCTCGCCTCCCTCTCTTCTCGTCTGCCGCTACGATACCTTTCTGACGCCTTAGAAGGCGAAAAAATACTTCAGCGGGCATCACAAAGCCAGCGTTGCGGTTGTTGGTGACAAGGTGGTGACAAAGGGCGTCCCGGTGCGCCTGCTGACGCTCTCTGGTGTGCTCGGCTTGCGATTGGTGACAAGGTGGTGACAAATTAGAGGCATGAAAATCTTGATATTGAGGAAACCCGCATTTTTATTGGCTGCCCCCCAGGGATTCGAACCCCGATATGCTGATCCAGAGTCAGCTGTCCTGCCGTTGAACGAGGGGGCAGCAAGTAATGTTGGAAGAGCGGTCGCAAGTGCGTTCGGCTAAGGGCGCACTGCGCTTACAACCAATTTCGATTCTAAGGGGTACGATCATACGCGTCAACTTTCGTCCGGATCGACTTTCGTTCCATCGGCTTTCGCTCCATCAACTTCGCTCCCCTCTCCACCGATTTTAATTCCCACCATCAACTTCCGTCACCGTTCAGGTTCCCGCGTCACTTCGTTCCGTTCAACTTTCGTCCGTAACGATTTCCTGCCATCCATCTCTCCGTCTTTCGTCCGTGCTGTTGTCAGGTTTCGCCTGAGGGTGCCACGTCTCGGCCTATTGCCTAGTTGGCTGCAGCGTGGCACTGCCTTCTCTGTCCGGATTGCCCGCGCAGAGTAATCAGGGCGCCATAGAACTCAGAATGCTTGGCCCACGCGGGGCGAGTTAGAATGATAATTCGTTAATAGAGGAGCAGTGATGGCGACGACTTTCGGACGCATTGAAACTCTCTCAATGAATGAAATTGCGCGGCAGCCGCTTCAGGTAGAGACTTGCGCGCTGGTTGTAATCGACATTCAACAGAAGCTGCTTCCGCCGATTTTCAATAAGGAGCAGTTGATTCGGAACTCTTCCCTGCTCATCCGTCTCGCCAAGATTCTGGGCATTCCGATTCTCCTGACCACTCAATACGCAAAGGGCCTGGGTGAGACCGTGCCTGAAATTGCGGCGTTGGCCGAGGTCGCTTCCATCGACAAACTTGAATTCAGTTGCTTTGGCAAAGAGGATTTCTGTTCTGCCGTCAAGACTTTGCCCGGCAATAGGACAACGATGCTTCTCTGCGGGATGGAAACTCACATCTGTGTTATGCAGACTGCGCTGGGCGCTCTTGACCAGGGATACATCGTCCACGTTGCTTCTGACGCGGTTGGCTCACGCGCG
This is a stretch of genomic DNA from Terriglobia bacterium. It encodes these proteins:
- a CDS encoding hydrolase; this encodes MATTFGRIETLSMNEIARQPLQVETCALVVIDIQQKLLPPIFNKEQLIRNSSLLIRLAKILGIPILLTTQYAKGLGETVPEIAALAEVASIDKLEFSCFGKEDFCSAVKTLPGNRTTMLLCGMETHICVMQTALGALDQGYIVHVASDAVGSRAEWNWRIGLERMRDAGCVISSTEMMMYELLRQSGTPAFKELLPYLK